DNA sequence from the Neosynechococcus sphagnicola sy1 genome:
GGGAAGACTGAGAAACCCCTACCAACCCATAGAAAAATATACCCATCAGGCAAGCCGCACTGATGAGAACAGAGAACTTGAATTTTGACATTACTTAACCCTGAACTTTCACCACACCTGTTGGAAATAGCCAGCCCTTAATGACAACCCACCAGCAAGGTATGATGACGCAGGGAATGAAACTGGTCATGAATGGGCGGATACGTCGTGAAGTAGAGCGTCCAGAGTGTGAGGGAACAGAGCGAGAGGTAGAGGGTCGCTTGGACAGGCGTTGAGAGCGTCCAGCGCCGAACCTGTTGCTGAGTCGAAATCGGAGATTGAGCCGTCATCTTATACCTCGCAGATGAGTGGAGCATGGTAGAAGCAGCGGCGGGCATTCTGGCTGAAGAGCGCCAAGGAGCAGCTCTTTCACAGTTGCGGGACAGCGTTGGGCTTGCACCAAACTTTCCCCGTTTCCTCTGATGGCTGATCCCCACCAGAACCGTGCTAAGTGTTTCTGAAGTTTACTTTACTAAGTCCGCATCGAGACCATTTTGTAACATGTATCTTGATTCGGTTAAGGCAACCGCAACGCCGTCTTACCTCAGTTTTTGACCTGGTAAAAACCAGGAGGGAACTGTCGTGCTGGGTTAAAGTTTCCGGGTACTGGCCCGGTCTACTGCTGCCAGCCTGGGATCGTTCCCGATGAAAAGGGTATAGATCAAAAAACAATATTGGCAGTCACCAACATTGCAGCATACCTCCCCCCCATTTTACTCAGATCAGCTGTTAAAGATCAGAATTAGTTATTTTGCCATACCAAACAGACTCGATCTGGTCAGCGATCGCTAGGGCTTGGGCACGACATGCCTGGTCGAGGAGCACGGTCACATGGCCCAACTTGCGCCCTGGACGGGATTCCGTTTTCCCATACCAATGGACAAAGGTCTGAGGCATGGCTGCTAGGGCTTGCCGATTGAGCCAGTAGTCACTTTTGGCATATTCATAGCCCAGGAGGTTGACCATCACGGCTCCCGGACATTTCAGAGCCGGACTTCCCAGGGGTAGCTGACTCACGGCTCGCAGGTGTTGCTCAAACTGGGAGGTCTCACAGGCATCGAGGGTGTAGTGACCGGAATTATGGGTGCGGGGTGAGATCTCATTAACCAGCAGTTTGCCCTCAGCGGTGTAGAAGAATTCAATGCCAAAGACACCAACGGCCTCCAGTGCGGTCAGGAGGGTTTGGGCGATCGCTTGAGCCGTTTGAATCACTTGAGGCGGCAGATCGGCAGGTACCAATACCCGGCGACAGACCTGTTGATGTTGCTGGGTTTCAACGACGGGATACACCACCACTTCCCCCATTACCGATCGGGCGGCAATCACTGCCAGTTCTCGTTCAAAGGGAATGAAAGCTTCAATCAGAGGTGCCGTCAACCAAGCTTTACTGGGGTCTTGATGCTGACTCCACGCCAGATCCAATGCCGCCTGGTCGGGAAAGATCAAGGTGCCTTGACCATCGTAGCCGCAGCGTCGGGCCTTGAAAACCACCGGAAAGGTGGGGGTAAAGGGTGTTACCAGGGCTTCTCCCCCGATAGTCCAGGGTAAAAAACGGCGGGAACCGGCAGACCCAGTTGCTGGAGAAAACAACGTTGCTGGTACTTGTCTAGGAGGGGGGTCCAGGGCTGTGAGACTGGGGCGAAAGCAAACCCCCGTGAGCCGCTAAGGCAGAGAGAGCTTCGAGATCAATAAATTCATTTTCAAAGGTGATCACCTCACAGTAGGTTGCCAATGCTGCCGTGGCTTCCCTATCTGCGATCGCCGCCAAAATGGTGTGAGATGCCCCAGCCACGGCTGGATCGCTGGCATCGGGGGTTTGAACCACCAGCTCAATTCCCAGGGAGGGAGCGATCGCTGCCATCATCCCGGCGAGTTGTCCCCCGCCAATTACACCGACTCGCTGCAGGAAGCTCATCCGCTCAGCCACACCCTAAGGAGTCCCTGGTTGCCACCCCGGTCTTGGAGTTGACCCCACTGGCTTGTTGACAGAGGCTTTTTAATTGGGCTCCATCCAAAATCGCATCGCTAAAATCTGCCCCGGTGATCTTTGCCCCTGTAAATAACGTTCTCAGCAAAATCGACCCACTCAACACCGCGTCCTCTAAATTCCCTCCCTGCAAGTTCACCTGATCCACCATAGCGTTGGACAAATCTGCCCCCTGTAAATTCACCTTGGTCATGGTTGAGCCACTTAACACCGCGCCGCGCAGGTCAGCACCGGCAAAGTTGGCAAATTCCAGATTGGCATTGGAAAACTCGGCGGTGGGTAAACTCTGTCCAGAAAAGTCCCGACGAGAAAGCTCGGCGTTACTAAAAGAAAGAGGAGGAGGGAAATCCGCAGCCAGAACTGGAGGGACTCCCAGCAGGAGGACAATCACCAGTAACCCTGTCAGTAGGAAGCGCAGCGAACCAGAAAATTGCATGGAGGTTGAGGGAAGGAGACGATGGCTTCGGGAGGCTGGACGATGTGCTAGGGTGGGGACACAGAGGGACTATCCTCCCATCAAGCGCCACCCACTAGCTAAGATCCTAGTTTAAAACCCCCGCCAAAAATGTCGAACTTCTTACTGACTTGGCTTATCTCTGCATTCTCGTTGCTGATCACCGCCAAACTGGTTCCGGGATTAGTGGTCAGTGGAGTGATTCCAGCGGCGATCGCGGCGATTGTCTTAGGCTTAGCCAATGCCATCGTCAAACCCATCTTAGTGGTGTTAACCCTGCCGTTGACGATTATCACCCTGGGATTATTTTTGTTTGTGGTCAATGCGCTGACCTTTTGGATTGTGGGTAGCGTCACCCCCGGATTTAAGGTGGAAGGCTTTATTCCCGCCCTCTTGGGTTCGGTGGTACTGACCTTGATTTCCAGCCTACTGAACAATCTCCTCAAGTAGGAAGGGTTAACTGCCACATTTCAGCCGTGAGGAAGGGCTTAATGTTCTACGAGACTCAGTCTCTGGATTGCTGGAACCATCACGGTATCTCCGGCTGCCATGAGCCTGGGAACCTGGGTGCATAGTTGACCGGGAGTCCCCAACGTTAAATCCGGGGGGAATGCACCGGGTGTCAAAGCCCCCGAGGTTGCAGTGCCGTTCTCAGATAATCACCTTGAGATCATTCAGGATCCCCGCCCCCATGACCCGTGCGCCCCTCAGCTGGACAGACCTAGAAGCACTCACAGCCTTGCAAGTTGATCCGGTCAATGGCCCCACCAATGCCCAAGCTCGGTTGCGCCTCTTCGGTCACACTGAAGCGGAGGTCAGGCTGACGCTTTACCGTGATCACCATGCGTGGTGCCCTTATTGCCAGAAAGTCTGGCTGTGGCTGGAGGAAAAACAGATCCCCTACCGCATCGAAAAAGTAACGATGTTTTGCTATGGGGAAAAAGAGAGCTGGTACAAACGCATGGTGCCCTCCGGCATGTTACCTGCGATCGCCTTAGACGGACACCTGATCACGGAAAGCGATGACATTCTCATGGCTCTGGAACAGGTATTTGCGCCCCTGGGACAGGGCATGGAAGACCCCACGGTGATTCCCCTGCGGCGACTGGAACGACTCCTGTTTAGAGCGTGGTGTAATTGGCTCTGCTATCCCACAGGGTCACCCCAGCAAGAGCAACGCCAGCGGCAACAATTTACAGCTGTCGTCGGCCAGGTTGAGACAGCCCTAGCCCGTACCTGCGGTTCCTATTTTCTGGAAGAATTCAGCACCGTCGATGTGATCTTCACCCCCTATGTCGAGCGGATGAATGCCAGTCTCTACTACTACAAGGGCTACTCGCTGCGAGAAGAAAACCCTCACTTATCGGACTGGTTTGATGCCATGGAAAGCCGACCCACCTATCGCGGCACCCAGAGTGACTTCCATACCCACGCCCATGACTTACCACCCCAGATGGGAGGCTGCTGGGAAAATGGTGAGCCTCAAATGCTTCTGAATAAGGCACGGGTTGATAACGGCCCATGGAGTGGGTTGCCCGATGCCACCTACCCAGAGCCAGACAATTCCCGAGGGGAAGCCCTCTCCCGAGTGATCAAGCACCGCAACAACCTGATTCGGGTGAATCCCGCCGATGACCACCTCTTTGAGGTAGCCCTGCGTTGTGCGCTGACCTTGATGATCACCGGGGAAGTCTGCACCCCACCCATGGGATCTGACTCGGCGTTGCGTTATTTACGCGATCGCATTTGTGTCCCTCGGGATATGTCTATTTACGCGGCTAAACGGCTACGGGAAGCACTGGAAAAAACTGCTGCCTTAGTTGGGGCTGGACAAGGTACACCGATTCCAGTTCCACATCGTCGGGATCAAGACCCAGCTAACTTTGCCAGCCCTGCGTAGACATTACTTCGTAGTCCTTGCTCAAACGTCGGCAGGAATTCCACCAGGCAAACGTTCGCTCCGCAATCCATGGTTTGGGTAAAATCTCAAATTCAGCGCTATGACGACAAATCACTTCAACCTCAGCCCCAGTTAATTGGTTGACGACCCGAGCAAAATTGGCTCCAATAAATCCCTGGTCTACCCAGACATTGCTGAGATGCTCAGTAGCAGCCTCGCTCGCTTCGAAGACCACAGCTGCCCCGCCTAAGCGCTCTGGACAACTGGCCTCGATAACAACCACTGCAATCAGCAAACCTAAGGTATCGACGAGGATAAATCGCTTCCGTCCTTTAACCTTTTTCCCTGCGTCGTAGCCGTAGACCTCCCCCTTTTGTCCGTCGTTTTGACGGATTGAGAATCGAGGATAGCAGCGCTTGCCTGAGTTGTCTTGCCAGTCGCTTGCCGAAGTTGGATTCTCAACTGGTCATGGACTGTTGCCAGATGCCTAATCTCTGCCAATGTCGTAGATAGTTATAGACCGTTTGCCAGGGTGGAAAGTCGCTTGGCAACCCTCGCCAAGTACAGCCCTCTCGTTGCACGTAGAATATGGCATTAACAATTTCACGAAAGTCAACTTCTCTCGGATGGCCAATTGCTGATTCAGCAGGGAGCAAGGGTTCTATCACCTTCCACTCGGCATCAGTTAAGTCGCTGGGATACTCTTTGCGAAGCATCTTGTTAGAATTGAGTGCTGACTTCAGCTTCACTCACGAGGTTTGCTTCTAACTTGCAACTTCTTCTTTCTTTGGAAACAGACTCTAAGAGGATGTTTTAAAAGTCTTCCTGGGTGTATCCAACCACTCAGACCACCTAGAGACCGCTACGACAGAATCAGGGTTTATGGATTTTAGATTGCACCACTGAGTCGTATTTGAGGCTCAAGCCGACCCTTTTAAAACATCCTCTAAAGCATCAAGATTCATAATGACTAGAATTGTATCTGCAAATCATAGAGATTTTCCATAACAGTCATTGGTTTAGAGAGGTCATGAAATTCCGCATATCTACCGTAATTCCAAAATTTTATTCAATTTATTTATATTAATACAGTTTGAATTAAATTCTGGGGATCTAAATTTTGGTCACGAGATTTAATTTAAACCAAGGTGCATTAGATCAAATGAAATACTGGCGATAAAATTGGCTTCAAAAGCTTTCCCATAAAGCTTTTGGGCTTATAGTTAATTTTTGTTAAAAATTGCGTAAAAACCGGAAAAACTGCTGATACCAGGTAGAAATTTTCAATTACTTGAGTGCCAGACAATTTTAGATTTTTTCTAAGAAATCCGTTGAATTTGTGTTTTTTAGCGTACAGTTCAAACTAGTTAAATCATTTATGGTTTTCTCAATTCACACGCTTGAACTCAACACTTCAACTCAACAAAACTTCAACTCAACATAGGTAATCATCATGAATTATCTGAAGGGGATACTTGTTTCTGCTGCTTTTACCTCTCTTACCCTGACTGGAGTCTCAATGACCTCTGCAGTAGTGGTGGCAACGCCCCTACCTTCGTCGCAGACTGCACCTGCTCCCAAGAAGAGTTGTCAGCCGCTCTCACTGCGAGTCGAAACCGCAGGTCGGCCTTTGAATATTCGGGCCAGTAGCAATCTCAATGCTCCCGTTGTGGGCACCATCCCTAACGGGACCTTGATCGCTGCCAGAACCTTAGATCCGGGCAAGCACTGGGCAGCGATTACCACTCCTTCTGGGGGGAGTGGGTGGGTTTCTACAGATTATCTGACCCTACCAAACCAGCCTGGTAAGAGTTTCCTGGTTGCAGCTTGTACCTTTTATTGCCCAGGCTGTCCTTTCCCACCCAAAACCTGCTGTCTGGTTTGCTAAATCGTCGATTTTTCTGCTTCCCCGACCCCTTAGTGCAGACTAGGGGGTTGTTTTATGGAAGCTCCATCCCATTTAATACAAGCAGAGTCATCCCTGGGAAGGCAGATTAATATGGTGCGGTGCTGTCAAAACCCCAGAAATTTTATCAGCTGTCTAGTAGTTTTTGGGTTGGCCACGAGTCAGAGCAACGGATGCATTCAGGCTGCCAGTGCTCAAATCACCCCTGACTCAACTTTGGGAGCGGAGCAGTCGGTTGTTGTCCCCAATGTTTCCTTCAACAACCAGATGGGCGATCGGATTGATGGAGGGGCAATCCGTGGTGGCAACTTGTTCCATAGCTTTCTGGACTTTAATATTGCCTCGGGGCGTGCAGCCTATTTCACCAATCCCAGCGGGGTAAGCAATATCTTCAGTCGCGTTACGGGCACGAGTATCTCTAACATTCAGGGAACTTTAGGGGTTTTGGGCACCGCGAACCTATTTTTGATCAACCCCAATGGGATTCTATTTGGGCCTAGAGCCAGCCTGGATCTGCGGGGTTCTTTTGTCGGTTCCACGGCCAGCCAGATTCAGTTTGCTGATGGTACGCGATATAGTGCGCGGGATCCCCAAGTTTCGCCATTACTCACCGTCAGCCTGCCCATTGGGTTGCAATTTGGAGACAACCCCGGAGCCATTATCCAGCGGTCCCAAGCCATTAACCCGATCTCTCCCAATTTTGCCGGGGAACCGGGGGGACTTGAGGTTGATCCCGGTGAGACCCTGGCATTGATTGGGGGTGAGATCCTGCTGGAGGGGGGCAATATCACCGCGCCCAGCGGTCGGGTAGAGTTGGGGAGTGTTGGTAGCAATGCCCTGGTGAGTCTGCAGCCTGAAGCGCAGGGCTGGAGCTTTAGCTATGGAGGGGTTTCAGCCTTTCGAGATATTCAAATTACACAGCGTCAGGAGCAGACATCGCTGATTACTTCTGTGATTGATGTCAGTAGTAGTCTGACCCTAGGACAGCCGTTGCCGAGTGGAGAAATTCAGTTACAGGGTCAACACATCAAGATTAACGAGGGCACGGAAATCATCGCGGCTAACTTGAGTGATCAGCCCGCTAACAGTCTGCTGATCAATGGGTCGCAGTCCGTGGAACTCTCGGGCAGTCAGGGTGGAGGGAGCATGATTGTGCTAGCTCTGGGAGCTGGACCTGGGGGGAATTTAATCATTAACACCCCATCCCTCACCGTTCGTGATGGTTCACAAATTACCACAACCACATTGGGCAGCGGTCGAGGCGGCAATCTGATTATCAATGCCCCGGCCCAAGTCGAGATTACGGGCGGGACACGGAACCAGAGTGGCCAATTGCTCCTCAGTACGCTCTTTGCTGGGACAGCAGGCAGTGGTGATGCTGGCAGCATTACGATCAATACCCCCCGGCTTTCGATCTTGGATGGGGGGTAGGGTGTCCACGGAATCGACACCGGTTGCATTTACTTCTTCAACCGTGACGGGACGGGGGGGGTACTTGATCGTCAGAGCCTCTGAGGCTGTGATCCTGGATCATGGCACGATGACAGCCAGGTACCCAGGGGGGGGGGAATCGCTGGCAATATTGACATCACGACTCCCCAACTCATCTTGGATGCAGCATCCTTGATTGCCGCCATTGCCCAGCCTAATTCCGTTGCCAATGGCGGCAATATTTTCATCCAGACGGGCAATTTGCAGATCCTGAATGGTTCGGAAATCTCGGTGAGTGATTTGGGTGCTGGGGACGCAGGTAATTTAAGGATCTCCGCTAAGGAAATTCTGCTAAGCAATCAAGGGCGGATTTCTGCCCAATCGGCCTCTGGAGAGGGAGGCAATATTCAGTTAGAGGTGCAAGATTTGTTGTTGATGCGTAACCGCAGCGATATTTCCACCACCGCTGGACTGGCCGGATCGAGGGGAAATGGGGGGAATATTTCGATTCAAGCTCAGAATATTGTGGCCTTGGATCGGAGCTTGATTACAGCCCAGGCCTTTGAGGGTCAGGGGGGCAATATTCGGGTAGTAGCCCGGGGGGTTTTTCTGTCTCCCGACAGCTTCATTAGTGCCAGTACGCAGTTGGGCATTGCCGGGACGGTGGAGGTTAATCAGCTGGAACAACCCCCCGAAGCGGGTCTGGTTGCCCTACCTGCAACGGTGGAGGATATTTCAGGTTTGGTTGATCCCACCTGTGCCGGACTGCGAGGGAGAACCCCCAGTGAATTTTATGTGACGGGGCGCGGCGGTGTTCCCGAGAGCCCCGATCAGCCAATGGTGGAGCATAGTCTGCTCCAGGATCTAGGAACGCCTGTAGCCACCCATGAGGGCAATCGAGCAGGACGGCCTATCTCCTTTCCTAGCATTACCCAGCCCCAATCTGAGCAGATTGTGGCTGCTCAAGGCTGGGTGATAAACTCTCAAGGCAATGTTGTCCTGACCTCTACTCCCTATCCTGCTACTGATGGGAATCCTTGGCTGACCTCTGTTGTTTGTCTGCACTAATATGGGATACCGCCATTGCAGACGTAGGTTGCTCCTGGGTCTGTTCCTGGGTCTATTCCCTTCGCAACCGCTTTGGGCACAGACAAATCCCTCACGCATCGAACCGTTTCACGAGGCTGTCCCGCAGCAACTTGACCCGTTGCTGACCCGGCCTAACCTGCCGCTGGAACCCGCTGTACCCACCCCATCTCTGCCACCACCGGAGACTCTTTTACAACTATTACCCCCATCCGAAGCACCAGAACCAAAGCCCTCCGTTCCTGGCAGTATCACTGTTAAGCGGTTTGAAGTCATGGGGAGCACAGTTTTTACCCCCGAAGATCTCGCCCAAGTGACCGCTGCTTTCACGGGGCATCCGATTTCATTTGCCGAGCTACAGCAGGCTGCCGCAGCCGTAACCCAGCACTATATCCAAGCTGGTTACATCACGACAGGAGCCTTGATTCCATCGGGACAGGTGATTACAGCCGGGATCGTGAAGATTCAAGTGATTGAAGGCACACTAGAATCGATTCAAATTACCGGAACCCACAGGCTGAACCCGAACTATATCCGCAGTCGTTTAGCCCTGGGAGCCAAGATACCACTGAATGTACACCAGGTGTTTGCAGCTTTACAATTGCTCCAACTGAATCCTTTGATTGCGAGTTTGTCTGCGAATCTGACGGCCAGTGCCCATCCAGGCAAGAGTGTTTTGGAGGTCAAGATTACTGAGGCTCCAGCCTTTGATGCTGAATTGACCTTTGATAATGGTCGCTCACCCTTGGTCGGGGGGCAATCAACGGGGGCTGGCGCTGGTGCAAGCAGATTTGCTGGGGCAGGGAGATAGCATCCGGGTTGCCTATACCAACACCGATGGCAGCAATGAAGTCAATGTTGCCTATGCCCTCCCGGTTAATGCCCACAATGGAACCTTCCGGGTGCGCTATGACCGTACCTGGAGTCAGGTAATTGAACCCCCTTTTGCAGAACTGGACATTCGTGGCAACTTGCAGGAGCTGGATCTCAGCTTTCGCCAACCAGTGATTTTGACCCCTGAACGCGAGGTGGCACTGGGTGTCGGTGTGTCTCACCAAGCATCTGAGACTTTCATTTTGGGAATTCCCTTTCCCCTGTCTCCGGGTGCCGATGAACAGGGACACACCCGTCTGTTGGTGGTGAACTGTTTTCAAGAGTGGACACAACGGGGACAAGACTCTGTTTTTGCTGCTCGTTCTGAACTCAGTGTGGGCTTGGGAGTTCTGGATGCAACGCTGCAAGAGACTCCCCCCGATGGGCAATTTATTGTTTGGCGTGGACAGTCCCAGTGGGTGCTGCAAATCAGGCCGGATACGCTCGTTTTGCTCCGATCGGATTTGCAACTGGCGAACCGCCCCCTTGTTCCCCTGGAACAGTATGGTTTGGGGGGACTGGAGAGTGTGCGGGGTTACCGTCAGGATGCACTGCTGACGGATAACGGAGCCTTTGCCTCAGCAGAATTGCGTGTCCCGATCTATCGAACGACCCACGGACGAGGCTTGTTACAGTGGACTCCTTTTCTAGAGGTAGGGAGAGCTTGGAACAGTGGGGGACGGGCAAATCCCAACCCCAATTTCTTGGCGGCCGTGGGCATGGGCGTGCGGTGGCAGTGGAGCGATCGCGTGCTGGTGCGCTTAGAGTCGGGGGATTCCCTTGGTGGCGCTAGACACCCCGTTGACCCGAACCCTCCAGGATGATGGTTTGTACTTTTCCGTGGTTGTGAATCCCTTTTGACAACGGTTCGAGGCTCCCATGCGTGATGGTCAGTCCCATCAACTCCGGCAAATCTGGAAGCAGCTCCTGCGGTTCTGGCTCCCCTTCAGTCTGGCATTTTGCTGCAGTTTCGTTGGGCAGGTAGTGAGGGGACAGCTCGCGATCGCGAGCTGGGAGATCCCCCCGAGCGCAATTCGCTGCTGTTCCCCAGGTGGAAGCTGGCAATGCAGCGTTTACCGCTGGACAGTTGAGTCTCGCCATTACCATCTGGCAGCAGGCACTCCAGCAGTATCAGCAACAGGATGACCTCTTGAATCAGGCAATGGTGCTGGGGAATCTAGCCTTGGCCTATCAGGAATTGGGACAATTCGCAGCAGCAAACCAAGCGATCGTGAGGAGTTTAAAATTGCTCCCAGCCCAGGTACAAGGCTCCCAGCCCACCGTTGCCCTGGTTTTAGCTCGGGTTTGGAACACTCAGGGAAGTTTGCAGTTTCGCCAGGGGCACTATGAAGCCGCACTCACAACCTGGCAACAGGCCACCGCAGCCTATACTCAGGCCCAGGACACGGTGGGGATGATCCGCAGTCGCCTTAACCAGGCGCAGGCACTCCGTGCCCTCGGGCTCTATCACCAGGCAATGACCCTGCTGCAACAGCTTAACCAAACCCTGCAACAGCAGCCGCAGTCATTGATCACAGCTGTTGCCTTGCGGAGTTTGGGGGATACCCTGGGGGTCATCGGGGATCCCCATTTAGCCCAGCAAACCCTGGAGCGGAGTTTGGCGATCGCCCGTAGGTTGGAGAATTCCCCCGCGATCGCGGCGGCATTGTTGAGTCTAGGTAATACCGCTCGTGCCCAAGCCAATGTCTCATCGGCCTTAGCCCTCTATCAGCAGGCTGCAACCACAGACCCCCCCCTCGTCCCCGTTACAAGCTCAGGCACAACTCAATTCCCTGAGTTTAAGCGTCGATCTAGGGCAATGGGCCACTGTTGATCAACAGTGGCCGCAGCTCCAAGCAGCGTTGCTGAAGCTGCCCCCCAGTCGTGACGCCACCGATGGCATGGTTAACCTTGCCCAGAGCTTGATCCGCCGCCGCCTGCAAGACCCCCCCCSTCCCTAGCTGGCTCTCCCCCTGGACTGCGATCGCTCAAATTTTGGCAACCGCTGTGCAGCAGGCTCAAGCCTTGGAAGATCCACGATCGCAGTCCTTTGCCCTGGGTTCTCTGGCCATGGTGTATGAGCACACCCAGCAATGGCAATCGGCTCAACACCTCACCCAGCAGGCGTTACAAATCCTGCAGTTTAGTCCAGATCTGGCCTACCGCTGGCAATGGCAGCTGGGTCGGATTCTCAAGGCTCAGGGCGATCGCACAGGGGCGATCGCCGCCTATGAAGCTGCCTTACAGTCGCTCCAGACCATTCGCGGCGACTTGGTCGCCATGAACCCCGCAGTGCAATTCTCCTTTCGTCAGAGTGTGGAACCAGTTTATCGGCAGTTGGTGATGCTGCTGTTGCAAATGGGAACTCCTACCCAGGCCGATCTGCGACAAGCTCGCAGCACCATTGAAGCCCTGCAACTGGCGGAGTTAGATAATTTTTATCGAGCTGCCTGTGTCTCTGCTAACCCGATCCTGCTGGATCAGGTTGTCGATCAGGTAGACCCCGCTGCCGCTGTTGTTTACCCGATCATTTTGGCAGACCATCTGGAGGTAATTCTGAAATTGCCCCGGCAACTGGAGTTGCAGCACTACTCGGTGTCCCTCCCCCCTGGTCAGGTGGAGAAGATTCTCGAACAGTTACAACAGCAACTGACTCGCCCTTATACCACTCCAGAGGGGAAAGCCCTTGCCCGCCAGGTCTATGACTGGTTGATCCGCCCTGCCGAAGCCATGTTAGCCCAGTATCAGGTGGAGACCCTTGCCTTTGTCATGGATGGCTCCCTGCGCAATTTGCCCATGGCAGCCCTCTACGATGGTCGACACTACCTTGTGGAAAGGTATAGGATTGCTCGCGCTCCAGGTCTCCAGCTCCTCGATATGGCACCCCTAGCGCAGCAGCCTTTACAAGTCCTGAAGGGTGGTCTCACGGAGGCGCGGCAAGGCTTTGCAGCTCTACCCTACGTAGGGCAAGAACTGAGGGCAATTCAATCAATCATGCCGGGTCGTACCCTGTTGAACCAGGCGTTTACCGTCGCCAATCTCCAGCAGCAATTTAATGCCCACCCCTTCTCGATTGTCCATCTTGCCACCCACGGTCAGTTCAGTTCTAGATCGGCAGATACCTTCCTCCTAGCCTGGGATCGACGGATTAATGTCAATGAATTGCACGAACTATTTTTAGCGACGGATCGCCGTCAAACAGCGATCCAACTGTTAGTTCTCAGTGCCTGCAAAACCGCAGCAGGGGATCGACGGGCAGCCCTGGGACTGGCGGGGATTGCCCTGCGGG
Encoded proteins:
- a CDS encoding ShlB/FhaC/HecB family hemolysin secretion/activation protein, whose translation is MVAHPWSGGNQRGLALVQADLLGQGDSIRVAYTNTDGSNEVNVAYALPVNAHNGTFRVRYDRTWSQVIEPPFAELDIRGNLQELDLSFRQPVILTPEREVALGVGVSHQASETFILGIPFPLSPGADEQGHTRLLVVNCFQEWTQRGQDSVFAARSELSVGLGVLDATLQETPPDGQFIVWRGQSQWVLQIRPDTLVLLRSDLQLANRPLVPLEQYGLGGLESVRGYRQDALLTDNGAFASAELRVPIYRTTHGRGLLQWTPFLEVGRAWNSGGRANPNPNFLAAVGMGVRWQWSDRVLVRLESGDSLGGARHPVDPNPPG
- a CDS encoding CHAT domain-containing protein, with translation MATAVQQAQALEDPRSQSFALGSLAMVYEHTQQWQSAQHLTQQALQILQFSPDLAYRWQWQLGRILKAQGDRTGAIAAYEAALQSLQTIRGDLVAMNPAVQFSFRQSVEPVYRQLVMLLLQMGTPTQADLRQARSTIEALQLAELDNFYRAACVSANPILLDQVVDQVDPAAAVVYPIILADHLEVILKLPRQLELQHYSVSLPPGQVEKILEQLQQQLTRPYTTPEGKALARQVYDWLIRPAEAMLAQYQVETLAFVMDGSLRNLPMAALYDGRHYLVERYRIARAPGLQLLDMAPLAQQPLQVLKGGLTEARQGFAALPYVGQELRAIQSIMPGRTLLNQAFTVANLQQQFNAHPFSIVHLATHGQFSSRSADTFLLAWDRRINVNELHELFLATDRRQTAIQLLVLSACKTAAGDRRAALGLAGIALRAGARSTLASLWYADDQSSALLIQSFYQGLGQGMSKAAALRHAQLQLLKSPDFRHPAYWAGFVLLGNWL
- a CDS encoding tetratricopeptide repeat protein, which codes for MEAGNAAFTAGQLSLAITIWQQALQQYQQQDDLLNQAMVLGNLALAYQELGQFAAANQAIVRSLKLLPAQVQGSQPTVALVLARVWNTQGSLQFRQGHYEAALTTWQQATAAYTQAQDTVGMIRSRLNQAQALRALGLYHQAMTLLQQLNQTLQQQPQSLITAVALRSLGDTLGVIGDPHLAQQTLERSLAIARRLENSPAIAAALLSLGNTARAQANVSSALALYQQAATTDPPLVPVTSSGTTQFPEFKRRSRAMGHC